The Gemmatimonadaceae bacterium DNA segment AGAGGCGCGAGCGACTCGCGCAGTTGCGCCCGTCGCTCGCGCAACTCGCTGCGCAACTCCACTGCGAGCTGCGCGCCGGTGAGAACGGCCATCACGCCGGTGACGACGAGGGTGGTGAGGAGGCCGAGCCGCCAGCCGAGGCCCAACCCTCTAGCCGGCGGGGCTGCACGTGCGCTCATCGTTCGTCCGCCGATTCAGCGTTCGCTCGCCGATTCGCCTCCACGGCACTACCTCCAGTCGGACAACACTTGGACCGTCTTGTCGGGCATGCTCGGATCGTTCGTTTGTAGATGCACGCGGAAGTCGTGGGGGCCGCCCATGCCTTGGTACATCATGAACGCGACCAACAGGGTCGTCCGTTCTCCCGGCTTGAGGGACTTCTTGCCGAGCACCGGCGACGGGGGGCAGCACCCCTTCACGACCTCGATGTACGGCGCTTCGGAGAACTCGAGCACCTCCTGGCCACCGTTCATGATTTCGAACTTCGCTTCAATCATCTTGCGATAAGGAACCGCGCCGAAGTCGACTACTTCCCTATCGACCACCAGTTGCGGCGCGCCGTCGTGCGGTCGCGCGCCCACCATGGACAGCGGGGTCCGGGTGACGCCAAACGCCACGCCGCCAATCGCGACGGCGGCGAGCACGACGCTCAGTAGTATCGAGATTCGCCTCGGGCGCTTTGTCGTCGGTGCCACATCAAGCGACGGATCCGTATTCATGTTGTCTGCTCCTTGGAGCGAGAACGTGAGAGGTTGCGGTCAGTGGGGTCTCATCGCCGGCTTCGATGCGCTGTCGTGTGTCGTCCGAGATGCGCCAGAGGAGCCCGCACCTGATTCGTAGTCGAACTGAAAAGTCCACAGGTGGTCGACCAGCGCCCATAACTGCGACTCCGTGAAGATCGGCCCCCAATACGGCATCCCGGTGCCCATGCCGCCGCGGATGAGCTTGCCCTGCAGGAACGCGGCGCTCGCCCCCAGCATGTTTCGCTTGTTGGTGAAGTCGGTTGGAGCCACGGTTCCGTGCCCCGACATTCCGGGCATGCCGCTGTGCTCGATGCCCGAGGGGTCAGCCGCGGGGCCGGCCACCAGCGCCTTCGCCATCACGCCATCGCCGCGTCCCGTCTCTCCGTGGCACGCTGCGCAATTATCCCGGTAGAGTTGGCGGCCCTCGGCCAGACGCTCTCGGGACGTCGCCGCTCGCCAGACAGCCGCGACTTCATCCCAAAGCTGCTGATCAGTCAGGCGGGCATTCCCAGGGTGCTTCCGCAGCGCGCGCCATACCTGTGCCGGACTCTGCGTCCGCAGATCTCCACCGTCTAGAGCCACAGGGGTGGGCAAACCACCAGCACGCGCCGCCGTCGGCGTCTCCGCTGGCAGGAGGTCACTCGGATGGGCCTGATCGAGATCGAGCTTGAGGCGCAGAAACAGCGGCACCGAGTCCGCCAGCACGCGCGCGCCTGAACCCGTGACTTCAATCGTGCCGCGCATCCGCCAGTGATTCGGCCCGCACCAGCGCGTGCAGTAATACGTGTACTTGCCCGGCTTATCGAAGACCACCGTCGTCGTCATCCATTTGCCGGGCAGAAGGTCCACCGCCGGTCGAGCGCTCTGACCGATCGCAAAGCCATGCACCACATCGTCCGAGGTCATGCGCAGTGTGAGCGGTTCACCCACCCGCGCGCTGATAGCGCCCGGCGACCACCCGCCGTCATCCGGCAGGCGTCCGCGCAGCTCGACCGCACGGGCTGGCACCCGTACAGCAACCACGGTCAGTACGGCCAGTGCGACCGCACCGAAGACGACAAGCAGACGCGCCCCCGATTCGGCTCTCATGCGATCAACAGCCCCATCAAACTCGCGGTGATGAGAAAGCAGTAAACGATGACAGGTGCGGCCTGCAGCAGCGCCGCCCGTTGCTCGTGCTCCTCGGCACCTATACGGTGCGCGGTCACGGCGGACGAGGTGAAACCGACAACCAGCACGAGGGCCTGCATCGTCGGGACACTGCGCGTCAGATACGGCTGCCAGGTTGCGTGCGCCGTCCCGAAGAGGTTCCAGCCAACGCCGAACGGATCGCTCATCGTCGGCCAGAGGTACGAGATGCTGGCGAATACAAACGAAAGACTGAACGCGATCCAGGCCATCAGGCCCAGGGGCACCAGCGCGTACGAGAACGCAATGAACGACCGTTTGACGGTTTGTGTTGACCCAGCGAGCGCGCGACCAGCGCTGACGGCGCCCAGAAACAGCCCGGGCAGCACGCCGTTGATGAACACGAGCACCGCGAATGCGTATGCCAACCACCGCGCCGATCCGATGTCGTAGGCGGCCATCTTCAGGTCTCCCCACGGCCCCAGCATGACCGCCGAGTAGACCATGGCTGCGCCCAGCATGATGAAGCCCTTGAACGCCTCATCCAGCCGACGCCCTGCCGGTGAGCGGAGATCCGCGCCGAACGGCCTGAGCGTCAGGGCGATGTTGTCGTGCGGGCAGGTGCGCACGCACTCCATGCACATGCCGCAGTAGGTGTTCTTCGCGAGTGCCCCCGGGTACAGCATCCACGGGCACCCGGCGCCGTCTGCGCTGCCGCGATAACAGCTCTTCTCGGTGTGCGCGGCGCAGGTGGCCTTGTTCTTGACGCGAATCGCCACGGGAGCGAGTTGCGCGTACAAGCCGATGAACCCGCCGACCGGGCAGAGATACCGGCAGAAGGCGCGGCGTTCGTACACCAGGCTGGTGCCGATGGCGACGAAGAGGAAGGCCAGCAGAACGACCGCTGTGATGCGCGGTTGAGTCAGCACGACGGCGCTGCAGACCGCAACGGCGGAAAAGGCGCCATTCTGCAGCCAGATGTTCTTGAAGCGCGCCGGCCATGCCCTTTTCAGCCCAGCCCCGTTCCGCCGCGGGGTGAGGAGCGCCCCGTGCTGCAGCCATTCACCGGGCATCGGAATCGGGCAGATGCTGCACCAGCCCCGCCCGAAGAACGGCAACGCGACGAGCATCATGATCGTCCACCACGCGATCCAGACCAGCACGATGCCCAAGTTGTGATTGCCCACCGGGGTGCCCAGTAATCCGGTGAGCACGGCGATGAGAAACCCGGCGAGCGCGGCAACTCGCACGAGCAATTGCGGCCAGCGACTGCGCAGCACCGCGTTCAATACGGGCCAGCGCAGAAGATCCCAACGGCTCTCCGTACCAAGAGGTGCTGGCAACTGCGGCAGGTCAGCCCGCCGCCGGCCGGATGAGCCCACGCCCCCCGAGGCAGTCCCGACGGCCCGCTTAGATCCGACGACGCCGCGCTCGGTCATTGCCGCACTTCTCGCACCCGCGCCAGCAATATCCCCGCCAGTCCGGCAAACAGGGTGAGCACCAGCGCACGCCAGAGCAAGTCGTTCCTGCCGACGTGCAGCTTGCCAATCATGAACGGGTGCATCGCACCGCACGTGACCGAACAGCGCAGACGGAACATACCGGTGCGATTCGCCACAAAAGAGAGTGAGGCGGTACGCCCGGGATCGGCGGTGACGCTGACGTCATAGCCATCGACGTACAGGCCATGGACGACATCAGTGGACACGAGGTCGATGGTGACGTGGTCTCCGGCGTTCACTCGTATCGTGGCCGGCGTGTACTTGAAGGCGCTGGCCTCGACACGAAAATGGCGGTTCGCGGGCTTAGCCGACGCGCCCGGTAGCGGAGCGAAGGCGATGACGCCTGCGCCGAGCGCGAGAACCAATGCGGTTGTGATGACGCGACTTCGTTTCATGGTCTCACCGCCTGCCACGCACCGTGTAACGCAGGGGGGCCGTAAGCGGACTCCCTGTTACGCTCCCGTGCGGCATGGCGCTACATGTTCGAGGGACCGAAGCGTGCATACGTGTCGTGTACGTATGCCTTGATCTCCGGCAGGCTCTTCCCTTGCTTCGATAGCCGCATCGCGTCCAGCGTGATGTCCACGCAGATCGAGCAACCTATCGCGTGCGTGTCGAAGACCGGCGTGCCAGGGCTGCTGACACGCTGGACGTAGCACGAGTAGTTCGATGTGTGACCCATGCCGCCGCAGCCGCAGTAGCAGGGGATCCCCTGCAGAGTCTCCGGATTCGCGACAGCGAACTGATACGCCTCCTGGGTCACCGCAGCCGCCCTGTGCACCGCGTCTGGCATCATCGTCATGGATGCCATCTTGGGCGCGTGGTTGGTCGTCGTCGAGGACGAGCCGCTGCAACCGATTAGGATGGTGCTCAGCGCGCCGAGGATCAGGCGTTTACATCGTCTCCACTTCGACAAGCCAGATTCCTCGCGCTGGAGTTCTGCCGTACCCCGCTTTACGCGCGGCTGAAGAGTGGACAAGGACGCATACTGCGGTGTGCGCTTCTGATCGCGCACGTCGGGTAGTTGATGACATTGACACATTAGACCAGCCCTCGCACGGCGTACACTTCGGTGGCGCCCGTTCGCGTGAATGCAATCACCTCATATCGGTCTCGAGTCGGCCCCTCCATTCCTGGCGACCCGTTCGGCATGCCTGGCGCCGCGAGTCCGGCAATGGCACGCCGTTCGCTCAGCATCTGCTGAATCAGGTCCGCCGGGACATGCCCCTCGACGGCGTAGCCTTCCACGAGGGCCGTGTGACAGGACCAGAGGTCCTCCGGGACGCCGAGCTGCTGCTTCTTCGACGTCACGTCGTTCATCAGTTGCTTCGTCACCGCGAATCCGCTGCTCTTCAGGTGCCGCATCCACGCGCGGCAGCAGTCGCAGGTCGGAGACGCGTAGACGACGATCCTGGTGGCGTTGGGATCGGAGGCCCAGGGCACGCGTCCCAGCCACCAGCGGGAGGCGCCTAGCGTGAGCACGGCCCCACCTGCCGCGATTCCCAGCCACTGTCGCCGGCTGATTCGTGGCGCTGTGTCCTTCATGCCGACAGGTGCCGCGGCTGCCGGGACATCTCGCCTTCTCGCACGTTTCGTCATCTGAGCCTCCAGCGCCAAGCGGCCGTGCATGAACGGACCTCACGACGCGATATAGGTCGGAACTTCGGTTCCAGCAGTGAAGAGTGGTTGCCTCAGGTAGTGAGGGCGGTTCCGCCGTGTGTCGAGCGTTCGGCTGCTCCTTTCCCCACCATCAGCTCCACTTCTTGTTCTTGTCACGCATCACCTCACCCATCGCCTCACGCATTGCCTCGCGTAAGGCATCGTCCGCAAGCACCCTCCCCTCGCAGGCTGGACAGATCCCGTGCCTGAACTGCGCGACGCCACGTTTGGCGAGGTAACCCTCCACCTGCTCCCAGTAGCCCTGGTCGTCGCGCACCTTTTTGCACCAGGAACAAATCGGCAACAATTGCCTGAGCGCCCGAAGTTCCCGGCGCTGTTTGGCGATCTGCCATTGTCGGCGGACCAGGGTGCGCATCGTCCAGCCCGTCGACAGACCGAGCCCCGCCCCAATCGCCGCGAAGATCCCGGTCATCGGCCACATGGTTGGGGAGAAGCCCGCCCGCAGCCGGAACGCCATAAACGCCCACACAGTGGAGTCCATGGTGAACTCCGGATGAAACTCGAACCAGTACATCACCATGCTGAGCGGGTGTATGACGACGACGCCGACGACAACCCCGCCAAGCGCGGCGACCCAGATGAGCCGCGAACCGCTCGCCGCACGGATGAGACCAACCGTCGTGGGGCTCATCGGATCGCGACCACCATCATGACGGCCATGAACGCGGCGCCGAGGAACACAAGAGGCGTCACGTCACTCTTCCACCGGGCATGGCTCCGGCCGCGCGCAATCGCTGTGGTGTGATCCACCACCACCGGCGGATCAAGGATGCTGTCTCCCACCTGCTCCACAACGACGGCCAGATCATAGGCGCCTTCCGTGGGGATGGTGGGCCGAAAGACATACCGTCCTCCCGCACGTTCGACAGGAGTGACCCTCGTTCGTTCGCCTACGTCCGACGGGGCATGCACAATCGTCGACGGATGTCCCGCATGCGTCGGTGCCGGTGTCGCGACGACGTTCGCCGCCGCAGACGACACCTCGAGGAAGACAATGGCGTTCTCCGTGCGTGCTCGTCCGTCGCGGTCTTGAATTGTGGCGACGTAACGCAACGAATCCCCCGAGGTAAAGAACGGGAACTCGGCCGTCACGCGCAGTGAGCCGGACATCACCTCTTTGATGACGGTCGGCTGGCGAGCAGAATCGGCAATTCCGCGGTGGAGTGCGCCGCCGCCCGTCATGTGACCGCCACCACCCATCACAGCCATCCCGGCTATCATGCATCCGCTGGCCAGGAGCGGAATCAGTAGCACAGCCATCAGCTTCGCTTTCATAGACTCTCCCGTCGGCATCAGCCAACGGCGTCAGGGTGTGGTGGTGACGGTTATAGCTTCGCCGTTGCATGAGATGCGACCTCGACGTCTTTCCACCGGCTCGCGACTGCCTCCAGCTTCTCACGCGGCACGGCGAAGAACGCGGCGACGGCGGTCGGAGCGAAGTGCGATCCAAGACCGGCCCAGATTTCCGCCGCCGCCTGCTCGTAGGTGATTGCCGCGTGATACGGACGGTCTGACGTCAACGCGTCATATACATCGGCGACCGCGAACAACCGCGCGCCCAGCGGGATCTGCCCACCCGTGAGGCCGCGTGGATACCCGCTGCCGTCAATCCGCTCATGATGGGTGCGGACGATATCCGCGGCATTCCGGAGAAACGGCACGCGCCGCATGATCCGATAACCTTCTTCCGGATGCTTAAAGACCTCCATCCATTCGTCGTCGGTAAGGCGACCCGGCTTGAGCAGGATGTGGTCCGGCACGGCGATCTTGCCAACGTCGTGCAGCAGCGCGCCATAGGCAATGTCGCGCCGTGATTGTTCACTCACGCCAAGTTGATCCGCGAGGAGGAGGGTGTATGCCCGCACGCGCTGCGAGTGCATGCCCGTGTGGTGTTCGCGCAGATCGAGGGCCGACACGAGGCCGTTGACCGTTTCTTCGTGCGCCGTCGCCAGCCCCTCGAGGAGGCTGCGCTGCCGATCGAACCAGTAGCCGGCGAGCAGGCCGACGACCCAGAAGGTTGCCAGCTCCCCGACTTGATTTGCCTGTTCCATGTAGTTGCCCGGCCAGTTCAGGAATGCGTGGCCGGTGAAGAGCACACTCACGGCGACCGTCGTCCACGCGGCACCGCCGAGGCCGAACCAGACCGCGGCGAGCAGGGGCGGGATGAAGTAGGCTTTCCGCAGCACGATGTGCAGTTCGTGCCAGCCATGCGTCGTCGTCGGAATGGCGAAGTGCAGCGTCGCAATGCTCGCTACGAGTATTGCGAGAGCCGCCAGGCGCGTTCCGCGCGAAGGCGGCGGATTGAATCGCAGGGACATTATCGAACCCTCGCCGAGGTCGCGTGGGTCACCGGGACCTCACTGTCTGAGCGGAGCCGCGCAATCCACTCTTCCAGCACGCGCTCTGTGACGGGCCCCGTATGTTTGTGCGCCACGCGACCGTCTCGTCCGATGAAATAGGTCTCGGGGACGCCATACACGCCGTACGCGATGGCGGTACGAGCACCAGGATCGAGCACGGACGGATAGGCCTGCCCACCCATCTCCTGCAGCCAGGCGCGCCCGGCCTCGGGCGTGTCATTGTAGAGCAGTCCGACGAAATGCACGTCGCTCGCCGCGTACCGCCGCCCGACCGCCAGCAACGCAGGATGTTCGTCTCGACAGGCAAGGCACCACGAGGCCCACACATTGAGCACGACCGGATCGCCCAACCAGTCCTGCAGCCGTACACTGTCCTGCGGAATCCCGCCCAGCCCGTTCGTGAACACCGACAGGGCAAAGGTCGGCGCCGGACGCCCGGGCAACGGTGACGGAATCTCCCCGGGGTCGCGACCCATGCCCCACGCGAACAGCGCGAGCACCGGAATCGCGGACAGGGCGGCGAGCACCGCGCGACGGCGATTCATGCGCCGTGTCCGGTAGCCGGCGAACCGCCGGGCGTGCGTCGGGCGTTGTGCGCGCGTGTCATGCGACGTGCGCGTAAACGCGCGTGCTGCCATCCGAACGGAACGCGACGATATCGTATGGTTCCTTCCGCACGATCTCCATGCCGGGTGAGCCACCGGGCATGTCCGCCACCGCGAGCCCGCGCTCCCCTGAACGCTCAGCGAGAAAGCGCGTCAGCGCATCAACTGGCACGTGCCCCTCCACCACCACGTCGCGCACCACGGCCGTGTGGCACGCCCGCAGGCTGGCCGGCACGCCGAGTTCCTCCTTTCGGCGCGAGAGATTCGTGGTGTACTTGATGTGCACGCGGTAGCCGTGCGCTTCCAGGTGGGCGACCCACAGCCGGCAGCACTCGCACGTGTCGGAGGCATACATCAGGACCGGCACGAGGCCCGGACGAAGCCCCCGACCCACGCGACCAAGCAGAAGGACCGAGCTGAGCAACACGACGCCGCCGCCTACCATTCCCACCCATTCGCGGCGTGAGAGTCCGCGATGCGGGTCGCGTAAGATGTTCGTCGGCCGACGAGCAGTCCGCGGCCACGCATCGCCGTCCCGTTTCCTCGTCATGAGGCATTCCTCCACACACGCCGCGTGATCATCACGCGTTCGCGTAGACGCGCGTGCTACCGTTTGACTTAAAGGCCAGCACATCGTACGCCTGCTTCGGGCTGTCCTCCATGCCCGGGGATCCTCCTGGCATCCCAGGTACCGCCAAGCCGCGGTCGGCTGGGCGCTCTGCCAGGAACTTCCTGATCAACTCAGGCGGGACGTGCCCTTCAAAGACATAGCCACCCGCCTCGGCCGTGTGGCAGGAGCGTAGATCGACAGGCACGAGCAGGGCGTCTTTCTTCGGCGTAACATCGGGCATCACGTGCTTCTTGAGGTCGAATCCTGCCGACGTCATGCGCTCGGCCCATTGATGGCAGCATCCGCACTCTTCCGTGGCGTACAGCGTGACGTGCACCGTTTGCGCCCCGGCGGCCTTGCAGCCGGCGACGCCCAACGCCGCGAGTCCCGCGAGGACGGCGGAGCCACCGGACGCCAGGCGCACCCAGTCCCGACGCGTGAGGGGTGCACGCGGAACGCGCGCGTCTCGATCCGAGATTTCGGTGACGGCTGAGTGGTGCGTTTCCTGCGTAACGTCTGTCATGAGAGCTCCCGGCCGACTGTCGTCCGCCAGAGGTTAGGTGTTGGGTGATGGCGCGGCATGCGTCGGGCCGTCCGCCGCCGCAAGCACTGGCTGTGTGGCACGCGAACGTTCCTTCCACAGCGAGTAGATCGCGGGAATCACGAGCAGCGTCAGCACCGTGCTCGAGATCATGCCGCCAATCATCGGCGCGGCGATGCGCCGCATCACGCTGGCGCCCGCGCCGTTGCCCCACAGGATGGGAAGCAGGCCCGCCATGATCGCCGTGACCGTCATCATCTTCGGCCGCACGCGTTCTACGGCGCCTTCCATCACGGCGTCGTACAGGTCATGCATGGTCGGCGATTTGCCGTTGGCCGAGCGGGAGGCCCAGGCATGATCGAGGTAGATCAGCATCACCACCCCGGTTTCGGCCGCCACGCCCGCCAATGCAATGAACCCGATCGCGACCGCGACCGACCAGTTGAAGCTGAGGGCCCACAGGAACCAGATGCCCCCGACCAGCGCAAACGGCAGCGAGAGCATC contains these protein-coding regions:
- a CDS encoding c-type cytochrome, with translation MRAESGARLLVVFGAVALAVLTVVAVRVPARAVELRGRLPDDGGWSPGAISARVGEPLTLRMTSDDVVHGFAIGQSARPAVDLLPGKWMTTTVVFDKPGKYTYYCTRWCGPNHWRMRGTIEVTGSGARVLADSVPLFLRLKLDLDQAHPSDLLPAETPTAARAGGLPTPVALDGGDLRTQSPAQVWRALRKHPGNARLTDQQLWDEVAAVWRAATSRERLAEGRQLYRDNCAACHGETGRGDGVMAKALVAGPAADPSGIEHSGMPGMSGHGTVAPTDFTNKRNMLGASAAFLQGKLIRGGMGTGMPYWGPIFTESQLWALVDHLWTFQFDYESGAGSSGASRTTHDSASKPAMRPH
- a CDS encoding 4Fe-4S binding protein, producing MTERGVVGSKRAVGTASGGVGSSGRRRADLPQLPAPLGTESRWDLLRWPVLNAVLRSRWPQLLVRVAALAGFLIAVLTGLLGTPVGNHNLGIVLVWIAWWTIMMLVALPFFGRGWCSICPIPMPGEWLQHGALLTPRRNGAGLKRAWPARFKNIWLQNGAFSAVAVCSAVVLTQPRITAVVLLAFLFVAIGTSLVYERRAFCRYLCPVGGFIGLYAQLAPVAIRVKNKATCAAHTEKSCYRGSADGAGCPWMLYPGALAKNTYCGMCMECVRTCPHDNIALTLRPFGADLRSPAGRRLDEAFKGFIMLGAAMVYSAVMLGPWGDLKMAAYDIGSARWLAYAFAVLVFINGVLPGLFLGAVSAGRALAGSTQTVKRSFIAFSYALVPLGLMAWIAFSLSFVFASISYLWPTMSDPFGVGWNLFGTAHATWQPYLTRSVPTMQALVLVVGFTSSAVTAHRIGAEEHEQRAALLQAAPVIVYCFLITASLMGLLIA
- a CDS encoding cupredoxin domain-containing protein, which encodes MKRSRVITTALVLALGAGVIAFAPLPGASAKPANRHFRVEASAFKYTPATIRVNAGDHVTIDLVSTDVVHGLYVDGYDVSVTADPGRTASLSFVANRTGMFRLRCSVTCGAMHPFMIGKLHVGRNDLLWRALVLTLFAGLAGILLARVREVRQ
- a CDS encoding PCYCGC motif-containing (lipo)protein, with protein sequence MRDQKRTPQYASLSTLQPRVKRGTAELQREESGLSKWRRCKRLILGALSTILIGCSGSSSTTTNHAPKMASMTMMPDAVHRAAAVTQEAYQFAVANPETLQGIPCYCGCGGMGHTSNYSCYVQRVSSPGTPVFDTHAIGCSICVDITLDAMRLSKQGKSLPEIKAYVHDTYARFGPSNM
- a CDS encoding DUF411 domain-containing protein, producing the protein MLTLGASRWWLGRVPWASDPNATRIVVYASPTCDCCRAWMRHLKSSGFAVTKQLMNDVTSKKQQLGVPEDLWSCHTALVEGYAVEGHVPADLIQQMLSERRAIAGLAAPGMPNGSPGMEGPTRDRYEVIAFTRTGATEVYAVRGLV
- a CDS encoding HD-GYP domain-containing protein; the protein is MSLRFNPPPSRGTRLAALAILVASIATLHFAIPTTTHGWHELHIVLRKAYFIPPLLAAVWFGLGGAAWTTVAVSVLFTGHAFLNWPGNYMEQANQVGELATFWVVGLLAGYWFDRQRSLLEGLATAHEETVNGLVSALDLREHHTGMHSQRVRAYTLLLADQLGVSEQSRRDIAYGALLHDVGKIAVPDHILLKPGRLTDDEWMEVFKHPEEGYRIMRRVPFLRNAADIVRTHHERIDGSGYPRGLTGGQIPLGARLFAVADVYDALTSDRPYHAAITYEQAAAEIWAGLGSHFAPTAVAAFFAVPREKLEAVASRWKDVEVASHATAKL
- a CDS encoding redoxin domain-containing protein translates to MNRRRAVLAALSAIPVLALFAWGMGRDPGEIPSPLPGRPAPTFALSVFTNGLGGIPQDSVRLQDWLGDPVVLNVWASWCLACRDEHPALLAVGRRYAASDVHFVGLLYNDTPEAGRAWLQEMGGQAYPSVLDPGARTAIAYGVYGVPETYFIGRDGRVAHKHTGPVTERVLEEWIARLRSDSEVPVTHATSARVR
- a CDS encoding DUF411 domain-containing protein: MLSSVLLLGRVGRGLRPGLVPVLMYASDTCECCRLWVAHLEAHGYRVHIKYTTNLSRRKEELGVPASLRACHTAVVRDVVVEGHVPVDALTRFLAERSGERGLAVADMPGGSPGMEIVRKEPYDIVAFRSDGSTRVYAHVA
- a CDS encoding DUF411 domain-containing protein → MRLASGGSAVLAGLAALGVAGCKAAGAQTVHVTLYATEECGCCHQWAERMTSAGFDLKKHVMPDVTPKKDALLVPVDLRSCHTAEAGGYVFEGHVPPELIRKFLAERPADRGLAVPGMPGGSPGMEDSPKQAYDVLAFKSNGSTRVYANA